One Mustela nigripes isolate SB6536 chromosome 5, MUSNIG.SB6536, whole genome shotgun sequence DNA segment encodes these proteins:
- the ZSCAN16 gene encoding zinc finger and SCAN domain-containing protein 16 isoform X3, whose protein sequence is MAAAPAPAGRGLPVVKAEDRRGGQDCASHCTPHRREVFRQHFRKLCYRDAPGPREALTQLWELCRQWLRPECHTKEQILDLLVLEQFLSILPGDLQAWVQAHHPRTGEEAVTVLEDLERELDEPRKQVPANSERQDTLLDKLTPLGRPHDSLTAQLHAKKIHQEQESGEPQRNATGKPTSGDSCT, encoded by the exons ATGGCCGCAGCCCCGGCACCCGCCGGACGAGGACTGCCAGTAGTGAAGGCCGAAGACCGTCGCGGCGGACAGGACTGCGCCTCACACTGCACCCCTCACAGGAGGGAAGTCTTCCGGCAGCACTTCAGGAAGCTCTGCTACCGCGACGCGCCCGGGCCCCGGGAAGCCCTCACCCAGCTCTGGGAGCTCTGCCGCCAGTGGCTGCGGCCCGAGTGCCACACCAAGGAGCAGATTTTAGACCTGCTGGTGCTGGAGCAGTTCCTGAGCATCCTTCCCGGGGACCTGCAGGCCTGGGTGCAGGCGCACCACCCGAGGACGGGCGAGGAGGCCGTGACGGTGCTGGAGGACCTGGAGCGGGAGCTGGACGAGCCGCGGAAGCAG GTCCCAGCCAATTCAGAAAGACAGGACACACTTTTGGACAAGTTGACCCCCTTGGGAAGGCCCCATGACTCACTGACTGCTCAGCTCCATGCCAAGAAGATTCATCAGGAGCAGGAATCTGGTGAGCCCCAGAGGAATG CCACAGGAAAGCCAACCAGTGGTGACAGCTGTACATAA
- the ZSCAN16 gene encoding zinc finger and SCAN domain-containing protein 16 isoform X2, whose translation MAAAPAPAGRGLPVVKAEDRRGGQDCASHCTPHRREVFRQHFRKLCYRDAPGPREALTQLWELCRQWLRPECHTKEQILDLLVLEQFLSILPGDLQAWVQAHHPRTGEEAVTVLEDLERELDEPRKQVPANSERQDTLLDKLTPLGRPHDSLTAQLHAKKIHQEQESGEPQRNENGTENTGRRSGRGRSRLPAEQGAQCGA comes from the exons ATGGCCGCAGCCCCGGCACCCGCCGGACGAGGACTGCCAGTAGTGAAGGCCGAAGACCGTCGCGGCGGACAGGACTGCGCCTCACACTGCACCCCTCACAGGAGGGAAGTCTTCCGGCAGCACTTCAGGAAGCTCTGCTACCGCGACGCGCCCGGGCCCCGGGAAGCCCTCACCCAGCTCTGGGAGCTCTGCCGCCAGTGGCTGCGGCCCGAGTGCCACACCAAGGAGCAGATTTTAGACCTGCTGGTGCTGGAGCAGTTCCTGAGCATCCTTCCCGGGGACCTGCAGGCCTGGGTGCAGGCGCACCACCCGAGGACGGGCGAGGAGGCCGTGACGGTGCTGGAGGACCTGGAGCGGGAGCTGGACGAGCCGCGGAAGCAG GTCCCAGCCAATTCAGAAAGACAGGACACACTTTTGGACAAGTTGACCCCCTTGGGAAGGCCCCATGACTCACTGACTGCTCAGCTCCATGCCAAGAAGATTCATCAGGAGCAGGAATCTGGTGAGCCCCAGAGGAATG AGAACGGcacagagaacacaggcaggcggagtgggagagggagaagcaggcttcccgcagagcagggagcccaatgtggggcttga
- the ZSCAN16 gene encoding zinc finger and SCAN domain-containing protein 16 isoform X4 encodes MAAAPAPAGRGLPVVKAEDRRGGQDCASHCTPHRREVFRQHFRKLCYRDAPGPREALTQLWELCRQWLRPECHTKEQILDLLVLEQFLSILPGDLQAWVQAHHPRTGEEAVTVLEDLERELDEPRKQVPANSERQDTLLDKLTPLGRPHDSLTAQLHAKKIHQEQESGEPQRNDCQASAYR; translated from the exons ATGGCCGCAGCCCCGGCACCCGCCGGACGAGGACTGCCAGTAGTGAAGGCCGAAGACCGTCGCGGCGGACAGGACTGCGCCTCACACTGCACCCCTCACAGGAGGGAAGTCTTCCGGCAGCACTTCAGGAAGCTCTGCTACCGCGACGCGCCCGGGCCCCGGGAAGCCCTCACCCAGCTCTGGGAGCTCTGCCGCCAGTGGCTGCGGCCCGAGTGCCACACCAAGGAGCAGATTTTAGACCTGCTGGTGCTGGAGCAGTTCCTGAGCATCCTTCCCGGGGACCTGCAGGCCTGGGTGCAGGCGCACCACCCGAGGACGGGCGAGGAGGCCGTGACGGTGCTGGAGGACCTGGAGCGGGAGCTGGACGAGCCGCGGAAGCAG GTCCCAGCCAATTCAGAAAGACAGGACACACTTTTGGACAAGTTGACCCCCTTGGGAAGGCCCCATGACTCACTGACTGCTCAGCTCCATGCCAAGAAGATTCATCAGGAGCAGGAATCTGGTGAGCCCCAGAGGAATG ATTGTCAAGCAAGTGCATACAGATGA